One genomic region from Athalia rosae chromosome 3, iyAthRosa1.1, whole genome shotgun sequence encodes:
- the LOC105690051 gene encoding farnesol dehydrogenase-like — MDRWVGKTALVTGASSGIGAAIAEDLVKNGLQVVAVARRVKKIEELGRRLIGAKGILYAKKCDLSNENDILQVFAWIKKHFGGVDVLVNNAALIVPALLTDGETEGVERMMTVNVLAAAITTREAVRSMKERKFAGHIFNINSVRGHYLGGYEADYESLYPATKFALKAMTEVTRKELVLAKSKIKITSISPGIVKTEFPNASGKEFFSPELLASIPRLEAEDVAKAVNYALATPPHLQVCELLIRAVGETF, encoded by the exons ATGGATCGGTGGGTAGGGAAAACCGCCCTCGTTACCGGGGCGAGTTCCGGTATCGGTGCGGCGATAGCGGAGGATCTGGTGAAAAACGGTCTCCAGGTAGTCGCTGTTGCCAGGCGAGTGAAAAAGATCGAAGAACTCGGCAGAAGACTGATCGGAGCCAAGGGGATTTTGTACGCCAAGAAGTGCGACCTCTCCAACGAGAACGATATCCTCCAGGTGTTCGCCTGGATAAAGAAACACTTCGGCGGTGTCGACGTCCTCGTAAACAACGCCGCGCTGATCGTACCGGCGCTACTCACCG ACGGAGAGACGGAGGGCGTCGAACGAATGATGACGGTGAACGTCCTCGCCGCCGCCATAACGACGAGGGAGGCTGTGCGGTCCATGAAGGAGCGTAAATTCGCCGGTCACATCTTCAACATCAACAGCGTGAGGGGCCACTACTTGGGTGGTTACGAGGCTGATTACGAATCACTTTATCCAGCCACGAAATTCGCGCTCAAAGCTATGACGGAAGTCACGAGGAAGGAATTGGTCCTGGCCaagtcgaaaatcaaaattacg AGCATAAGTCCGGGTATAGTGAAGACGGAATTTCCCAATGCATCCGgtaaagaatttttctctcccgaaTTGCTAGCGTCCATTCCGAGACTGGAAGCGGAGGACGTTGCGAAGGCCGTAAACTACGCATTGGCGACACCGCCTCACCTTCAG GTCTGCGAGCTGTTGATTCGCGCCGTTGGAGAAACGTTTTAA